The Thermoanaerobacterium thermosaccharolyticum DSM 571 region GATACAAAGGGGATTTGAAGAGAAATTTAATTTTCCACTTGTTGAAGGTTATGGCTTATCAGAGGCTGCACCTGTTGCAATATTAAACCCTCTTGGTATAAATGAGGTAAGAAAGCCTGGCTCTATAGGTGTGCCCCTTCCGTGTAATGAAGCTAAGATAGTGGATGAAAATGATAATGAAGTCCCGATAGGAGAGGTGGGGGAACTCGTATTAAAAGGTTCTAATATCATGATAGGGTATCATAATATGCCTGAGGAGACGGAAAAAACTTTGAGGAATGGATGGCTTCATACAGGTGATCTTGCAAAAAAAGATGAAGATGGATATTATTACATTGTGGACAGATTAAAAGACATGATTATCTTAGGCGGTTTCAATGTATATCCTAGAGAAGTAGAAGAAGCGCTTATGGAACATCCTGCAGTAAAAGAAGCGGCAGTAATTGGAGTAGGCGATAAATATAAGGGTGAGGAAGTAAAGGCATTTATCGTGCTAGAGGATGGAAAGACCGCAGACAGAAAAGAGCTGCAAAGCTTTCTTCACGACAAACTTGCAAAATATAAGATACCTAAGATATTCGAATTTGTAAATGAGCTTCCCAAGAGTCCAACCGGAAAAGTCATGAAAAAACTTCTCAAATAAATTAATACAAGACTTGAAAGTCATGCTTAAAGCGGCATGGCTTTTCATTTTGAGACAAGCTTGGTTTTAGTATAAAATAGAAGTATTTTGAAGAAATTCGATGATAGATGCCGTATATCATTCTAAATCAAATATTTAGATTAATTATTGAGATTGACTTATGGCAAAATCTATTTTACTATTGTTATGTAATCCGTTACGTAAATTGTTTTCGCAGCAAGTGAAAATAAGTTATTATTGCTAAAAAATTGCCTTAATAATTAAGTAATCAGTTACGAAGGAGTAGCTATGATAACGATAAAAGACGTTGCAAAAGAAGCTGGTGTTTCAGTTGCTACTATATCGCGAGTTCTAAATAACAGCCCTGGTGTTTCAGATGAGACTAGAGAAAAAGTTTTATCTGTGATAAAAAGGCTAAACTACAATCCGAATCTTTTAGGCAGAAATCTGCGTAGAATGAAGACTAATATGGTACTTGTGTTGCTTCCTACAATTTCAAATCCATTTTACGCAAGAATAGTGAAAGGTATAGAGGATGTGGCGCAGAAAAATGGATACGGTGTAATGCTTTGCAATACTGATTCTGACATTGAGAGAGAAAGGATGTATCTAGAGCTTTTAAAAAATAGGCTGTCTGATGGAGTTATTTTCATGGCACCTGAGATTGGTGAAGAAGAGCTTAATGAAATAGGAGAGAAATATGCAGTTGTGCAGTGCTGCGAATACAAAGAAGGTGCTAATGTTTCACATGTGTCTATAGACAACTATAAGGCATCATATAAAGCGGTAAAACACTTGATAGGACTGGGACATAAAAATATAGGGTTTATAAGCTGTAAGAATAATTTTCTGTCAACGAAGCACAGGGAATCCGGATATAAAAAAGCATTGGAGGATTCTGGAATTGAATTTAATCCTGATTACATCCGGTATGGTGATTACTCATTTAAGAGCGGCTTCAGAGCTGCTCAAAGCCTCTTAAATGATTTTGAAGAAATAACAGCAATCTTTGCTATTTCAGATATCATGGCAATAGGTGCTATAAAAGCATGTTACGAAAATGGGCTTAAGGTTCCTGATGATGTTGCAGTAGTTGGATTTGATAACATAAGTTTTGCCCCAATGTATAATCCATCGCTTACAACGGTATCGCAGCCTAAATACGATATCGGTTGTACGGCAATGGAACTACTTATAAAACAAATAAGAAATAAAGGGGGTAATAAAGAAAACATAGTTTTGGAGCATGAGCTTATAATAAGGCAGTCTACTGTAAAGTAAAAGGAGGAATTTTTGTGAAAGAAAAGATCAGAGTTGGAATAATCGGCTGTGGAGGTATTGCTAATGGCAAACACATGCCCTCCCTATCAAAACTTGACAATGTGGAAATGGTTGCTTTTTGTGATATAAAAGAGGAGAGAGCTTTAAAAGCTGCAAAAGATTATGGTATAGATGGAGCTAAGACATATAATGACTACAGAAAGCTGTTAGAGGATAAAAGTATTGATGTGGTACATGTTTGCACTCCCAACAAATCACATGCAGATATAACAGTTGACGCATTAGAAGCAGGTAAGCACGTAATGTGTGAAAAACCAATGGCAAAAACTGCAAGTAATGCTAAGAGAATGTTAGACGCTGCTAAAAAGACGGGTAAGAAGTTAACAATTGGCTATCAGAATAGATTCAGAGCAGACTCACAATACCTACATAAATTGTGTCAAGATGGAGAGCTTGGAGAGATATACTTTGCAAAAGCACATGCAATAAGGCGCCGTGCTGTCCCTACATGGGGATTGTTTTTAAATGAAGAAGAGCAAGGCGGAGGTCCGTTAATCGATATTGGAACACATGCACTTGACTTGACGCTTTGGATGATGAATAACTACAAGCCTAAATACGTTGTCGGAAATACGTATCATAAATTAGCAGAAAGAAGAAACGCAGCAAATGCTTGGGGACCATGGGACCCGGACAAATTTACCGTTGAAGATTCGGCTTTTGGATTTATAACTATGGAAAATGGTGCAACAATTATACTTGAGTCAAGCTGGGCCTTAAATTCTCTTGATGTGGATGAAGCAAAGACGACATTGTGTGGGACAGAAGGCGGAGCAGACATGAAGGATGGGCTTAGAATCAATGGAGAAAAGAATGGGCGATTGTACACTACAAAAATCGATTTAAGCACTGGTGGTGTTGACTTTTTTGAAGGAAAAGCAGAAAATGCAGCAGACTTAGAGGCAAGATTGTGGATAGAAAGTGTCATTAATGATACAGAGCCTGTTGTAAAACCTGAAGAAGCATTTGTAGTGTCACAGATACTAGAGGCGATTTATACATCTTCAAAGACTGGAAAGCCAGTATATTTTAATGAATAGGGTGATTTATATGGATATGCCTTTATCATTGCAGCTTTATACCTTAAGGAATGAGATGAAAGAAGATTTTGTAGGGACTTTAGAAAAGGTTGCTGAGATAGGATATAAAGGTGTTGAATTTGCTGGATATGGTGGCCTAAAGGCATCAGAACTAAAAAAACACCTTGAACGCCTTGGACTAACTCCCACAGGCAGTCATATAGGATTAGAAATTTTAAAGAATAGACTTGACGAAGAAATAGAGTACAACTTGGAAATAGGAAATAAATACATTGTTTGTCCGTGGAATAAATACGAAACGAAAGATGATTTTATTGAAGCCTCAAAACTTTTTAATGAGATAGGTGAGAAATGTAGAAATAAAGGAATAATTTTTTGCTACCACAACCATAACCATGAGTTTGTCAAATTTGACGATGAATATGGCCTCGATCTAATTTATGAAAATGCAGACTCAGAATTTTTAAAAGCGGAGATAGACACGTATTGGGTTAAGTATGCAGGTGAAGATCCTGTTAAGTACATTAAAAAGTATAGTGGAAGAGTGCCATTGGTTCATTTAAAGGACATGGAAAGTGATACAAGGGATTTTGCCGAAATTGGCGAAGGCACCATGAATATTAAAGATATAATAAGTGCATCAATAGAGGCCGGTGTTGAATGGTTTATAGTCGAACAAGATATATGCAAAAGGCCGCCTCTTGAAAGTGCTGAGATAAGTTTTAACAATATCAAAAAAATGTGAGGAGAGATTATCGTGTATCTTGGATTTTTAACAGTTTGCTTAGGAAATATGCCTCTTAAAGACAAAGCGAAGTGGGCATCGGAAAATGGGTTTAAATCTTTGGAAATTGCTTGTTGGCCACATGTAAACAGCAGAGATTATTCTAGCTGTGATATAGATGTTGAAACATTGACAGAAGAGGAAGCTGAAGAGATAAAAAAATACATGAAAGATTATGGGCTTTCTATATCATCTTTGGCTTATTACGACAACAACTTGG contains the following coding sequences:
- a CDS encoding LacI family DNA-binding transcriptional regulator — protein: MITIKDVAKEAGVSVATISRVLNNSPGVSDETREKVLSVIKRLNYNPNLLGRNLRRMKTNMVLVLLPTISNPFYARIVKGIEDVAQKNGYGVMLCNTDSDIERERMYLELLKNRLSDGVIFMAPEIGEEELNEIGEKYAVVQCCEYKEGANVSHVSIDNYKASYKAVKHLIGLGHKNIGFISCKNNFLSTKHRESGYKKALEDSGIEFNPDYIRYGDYSFKSGFRAAQSLLNDFEEITAIFAISDIMAIGAIKACYENGLKVPDDVAVVGFDNISFAPMYNPSLTTVSQPKYDIGCTAMELLIKQIRNKGGNKENIVLEHELIIRQSTVK
- a CDS encoding Gfo/Idh/MocA family protein, which gives rise to MPSLSKLDNVEMVAFCDIKEERALKAAKDYGIDGAKTYNDYRKLLEDKSIDVVHVCTPNKSHADITVDALEAGKHVMCEKPMAKTASNAKRMLDAAKKTGKKLTIGYQNRFRADSQYLHKLCQDGELGEIYFAKAHAIRRRAVPTWGLFLNEEEQGGGPLIDIGTHALDLTLWMMNNYKPKYVVGNTYHKLAERRNAANAWGPWDPDKFTVEDSAFGFITMENGATIILESSWALNSLDVDEAKTTLCGTEGGADMKDGLRINGEKNGRLYTTKIDLSTGGVDFFEGKAENAADLEARLWIESVINDTEPVVKPEEAFVVSQILEAIYTSSKTGKPVYFNE
- a CDS encoding sugar phosphate isomerase/epimerase family protein gives rise to the protein MDMPLSLQLYTLRNEMKEDFVGTLEKVAEIGYKGVEFAGYGGLKASELKKHLERLGLTPTGSHIGLEILKNRLDEEIEYNLEIGNKYIVCPWNKYETKDDFIEASKLFNEIGEKCRNKGIIFCYHNHNHEFVKFDDEYGLDLIYENADSEFLKAEIDTYWVKYAGEDPVKYIKKYSGRVPLVHLKDMESDTRDFAEIGEGTMNIKDIISASIEAGVEWFIVEQDICKRPPLESAEISFNNIKKM